TCAGGACTCTGCTGTTTTTCCTCGTCTACCACAGATACTGTCCGTCTTCATCCCGACAGCATCCACTATGTCGACATGATCACTGCTTGTGTCTTTTCAGCACAAACTTGTTAAAATACATACCTTGGGACTAAGTTGATGGgcgtctttcttttctttgcccATCTGTGATAGAAGTGGAAAAACAGCGGTAAACTATAAACTGTGCTGAACAAACATAGCTTCACTCCCCCCACCATATTATGACAATCCCCAGGAAAAGCGATAAAGCCACGAAGAATAGTGAGAGGTTATGTGTCTTTGGtaaatcaactttttaaagggttttttattttagacatgcATTAGTATATTTATATAACAACATGGCAAGCATACATACCAAGTGCTGAAGCCTTCATTCACCATGAACACCCACGGCCAACCAAATTAATTCCCTGAGTTTCAGTGGTGCTACAAATGTCTAAGCATTTCTTCTTCAAAAGCATCAATTTTAAGATTGGATCAGCTTTTTAAAGATCAGCAGTAAAGAACACCTCTAAAACAATAGTCCCCATCCATCAAATGGCTTAACAGTACAGCAACAACATAAATTTTATAAAGTGGAAGAAATCTTACCCTTGCTCAGAACCAGTTGGGACCTCTTctcctgaacacacacaaaaagaataaTTTCTGTCATCCACACAAAAGCAGAATTCCATCCAAATGCTTCTTTATGTAAAAGAGGATGTTTTAAACAATTGTAAAAGGAGGATTGCTACACTTACCAGTTTTCTCTGTGACGGCTTCCTGTGAAGCTTcttgttgaacaggtgctggaggaTGAAATGACCAAAAAGTTTGACTAAGAATAGTTCCAAACTTCTacagtaaaacatgaaatgCATCACCGACTGCTCAGTTTAAACCATACTACTTTATATAACTGTAGCAGTGACACAAGGTCATGTCACAATTGGTCATGAGCTTGGCTTAACTAAGGACCGTGCCCAGTATACAGCCACAGATACGTTTACAATCTGTGTCCGTCAGATTGTTTACCTGGAGCAGTCTGTGTGGATTCAGCAGGTGCTGCAGCTGGTGGCACAGCAGGCTTTGCACCTGGAGCATCAGATTGACCTGGTGGAACTACGCTGGGGTTAGCAACTGGAGAGGCTGTGTTGTGGGCAACGTCAACAGGTCCAGGTGCAGCAACAATAGGAACAATAGACGGTACAGGACTTTGTACAGGAGTGACTGAAGAGAGCAAAGTAGTGGAGGGGACCCCAGTGGTAGTGCTAAAAGTCACAACAGGGGCTTGAGAATTTACAGCTTGTGCTGAGCTTGAGATTGAAGCTGGCAGAACAACTGGAGCCTGAACAACAATCTGAGTAGGACCAGTAACTTGACTAGGAGCTGGGGCTGGAGAAGGAACTACAGACAGAGTGATGTTTGAACCAACAGCAGTAGTACGAGGAGCCTGCGCTTCCGTCTGAATGGCCGGAGCAGTAGAAGGAACAAAGACCTGTGGTGGGGCAGCCCCTGTATGCCCCTGTGGAGGCCTTTCTATAGTGCTTTGCTGGGAGTCACCTGTGCCAGAAATAGATACTGCAGCTGGTGCAGGCTTATTTTTTACTTGAGCAGTGGGAGATGGAGACACTGGGCTCTTTCGAATGGTGTTAATAGTAGCAGGACTAGAGCAGGGAGGCGGAGAAGCCAGAGGGGGCTGAAAGGGAGCTGATGGGTTTGGATGGGGAGATGGCTGCTGGACCGGGACAGCAGATTTTTGAAAGGAATTTGTGTCACTCACACTTTCTGTTTTGATGGTTCCTGAGTTAATTTGCTGAGGAGCCAAGAGAGTACCAACAGGGGCTGATGAGGGCATGCTAGTGGTTATCTGTATTTGTCCAACAGCCCCTCTAGTGGGCTGGGCACTGGTCATATTAGTTCCTGTGGCCTGTGTGAAGCTTGGGGCAGCAGAAAGCTGAAAGTTTGCAGCAGACACCTGGATAGACCCCACCATGGTGACAGACTGTGATACCACTGATGTGTTGGGCGCCACAGACGAACCTGGAacctggaaaactgggttgatAAATACAGGGGCGGTGGTGATAAACTGAGGCCGAGGTCCAGGACTCTGTTGCCGGATGTCCTGGGGTCTGGCATTCTTGTTAGGGACAGCTACCATGGTGGAGACCATAGATGTGGGTGGCTGTGGAGTGGGGGCAGAAGTGATGGGGTTTGAGGTGACAAACACTGTGATCTGGTTGGGGGAAATGGTGGTTGAAGATGCAGGAATCTGAATGACTGAGTGCACACTTGTCACAGGTTTAGGGCTGGGGCTTGGCTTAACAGTTGAAGTGGCTGAATTAACAGCAGGGCTGGAGCCAGAAATGGCAGAAACAGCTGAGGCAGAACTGTTCTGGCTGGAAGTGACTGTATTGGCACTTACAGTTGAAGGGGCATTAGTGTTAGTACTGACTGAGCTGCAATGTGTAGAAGTTAAATTTATATTTGGACTGGGATTGACACCGCTACAGGTGAGGTTTTGGTTAAGATTAACCGTAGTACTGGAGTTTACATTACTGGAAGGGTGTGAGCAGGGAAGTGAAATAGACTGCGAGGTGGGACTGCTAGCAGAGACTGGAGTAGAAATCTTGGGTTTAGCCTCTGTTTCAGTTACAGTAGTAGTAGTGACACCAGACACTGATCTATCTGTAGGCAGGGAATTGCTGTTAAGTGATCTGTCTGGATCTAAGGCAGACTTTGGGCTGTCTTTTCCCATGACAACATTATTACTCTGCGTGGGCCGAAGCGGCATGTTTGAAACACCTGTGTTATCCAGTAATTGATTGAGGGAGGTTGGAGCTCCTCTGAGAGCTGGTGAGACTTCTGAGTCCTGCATAGATGCTGGGTGTGTTGGTTGCCTATCGACTGTGCCAGCCTGTGTTTCCAAATCAGATTTAGGATACTGAGGTGCAGGAAGGCGAGGACTTGCCATCCTGGGGGCTGTTAATTCCCTCAAAGGTTGTCCCTGTGGTTGAGACTGGGGTATTTGTCGCTGCTCTCCAGTAACGATTCCCTGATTTTCCCTGACTCCATCAGCTGAGTTACCATGAATCCCATGGAGGGAACTCTGGGTCTGTTGAGTCTCTGTGCATCCACTCACTTGTGAAGGCAGAGATACTGGACTCTGAGGTACTGAGGAAGGACTTAGCATCATTGTTTGTCCTTGGGGATTTACTAACTGCTGTTGGTGAGGAGGGCAGGAGATAGTCATTTTTGCCCCCTTCTGTCTTCCTGGACTTGGAGTGGCTGACTTGCGACTAGAGGCTGGACTTGACCTTCGACTATTGCTAGGGCTTGCTCTCTTACTTTGCCCTCCAGGCTGTTTGTCCTGTTTAGCACCCGAAGCCCCTACACCAGCACCAGAAGAGAAAGGCTGTTGACTGTTATTAGTGTTATTTCCACCTGTATTGCCATTGTTGCCTGTTAGAGTAAGGCTAGGGGGGGCCTGCCCAATGGCTTTCAGAGTTGTTGGGTTCAGACCTTGCTGATCAAACCCCCTATTAAGGTTCGGCTGTCTTGGAGGCAGAGGAATGTTAATTTTGGGAGGAAACAGGCCTGCAATAGAGGCATTTAGCCTCTCAGGTGAAAGGTTAATTTCAGAGGGCTCAGTACTAGGAGGACGATTAGTTGGGGTGAGGGGATGGTGATATGGCCTGGGGCTGGCTCTGTTGGGGGTTTTAGGCCTCGAGCTCTGTGAAGTTGTAGGGACATTAGGAAAATGGAGACCAGACATGTGGCCTCCTTGTTGAGGCTGAGTTGGTAACTGTTGCTGGGGGCTGGCTCCAGTATGTTGGGGAATTTGAGCTGGAGATGGGCCTTGTTTCATCATGTGAGTATTTGAGGCTTGACTGGTCACAATCTGTTGGGTCCCATTTCCAGGCTGCACCCCAGTTTCTGTGCTACCAGGCCTTTCTTGCTTTGGGTGTGCACCTGCAGGGGCCTCCTCAGTCCCAGTTCCTTGGGGACCCTGCGCCACATCAGGATGAGACATTCTCCGGGCAGCCCCTGCAATCTagtaaaagggaaaaataaaattagtgtGCAATTTATccataagaaaataaatgacattcACAAGTTCAAATTTGAACATACTGTTCAAATTTGCCTCAATATTTGGCCCTAACCTGTGGGTTGACCATCAGGGGTATCCCTCTGGATTTGTCAGGTGATGGTGGAACACCTCCATGTCCTTGAAGGCTGATCATTACTGGCATGTTGCTTTGCTGTGAGACAGGATGTCTCTGAACCTCTGCTGGATTGCTTATACCCCGAGGAGGGAGCTGCCCTCCTGGGGGAATGGGCATGCGATTCTTTGTCTGTTCCTGCTGCATCTtaagcatcatcatcatctgctgctgttgCAAGAATGTAAAATGGAGATCAACAGTAGTATGATTACCAATACCAAATGCTGTTATTAATGTACACAGTGACAATACCTGTTGTTGCAGGTGTGGCTGTTGagcttgctgctgctgctgcagctggtgaGGATGCATCTGGGGTTGGCCTTGACTTGAAGCAGGTTGCGGTGCCAGCCCCTGTTGCCCCTGAGCATTCTGGAGACCCTGCATCTGCATCatctgttgctgttgttgtatttgttgttgttgtaactgttgttgctgctgctgttgctgcatttgttgttgttgcatttGATGTTGCATttgctgctgatgctgcattTGCTGTTGTTGTATTTGCTGCTGTTGCATGTGctgcatttgttgttgttgctgctgctgctgctgctgttgctgctgctgcataaaCTGCATGGGTACCTGTTGAAGTACTCTCTGCTCTCCAGGTTGACCAGGAAAGCCTAGGCAAAtgcaaatgcattaaaaaaacacactaacaaaaaaataagacatGCATTTAATGAAAAGATTGCTTGAATTTTCATATAAATGATGAATTAATTATTGAAAAAGGGGCAAATTAATGGGGATAATATAACAATCACTTACCTGCAGGTCTGTTAGCAAAATCAGGGAGTTTTTGGCCTGTACTGTCCAAGCCCAAACCTTGCTCTCCACCCAGATTTGGCAATTCAGAATCCTCTATGCCAGCAGCCACATCAAGACCACTAAGAAGAGAAGTTCACTGATTACCAGATAAATTATCTAATAGTACTAAAGCTGAAGCACTGATATCAACTAAAACAATactataaacaaatacaaattgtTACCCAAGTCCCTCTGCTTGCTGTTGTCCATCTCCCTCTTTTGGTTTCTTCTTTCGTGctggtttctttttcttaggCTTAGCCGGATTTCCTCCACCTGCACCCTGTTTTCCTCCTGGCCCAAACTGGCTGGCTGAGATATCACTCTGTAGCAGATTGACCAGCAGTGGGCTAGTCAGTGTAACATCTTTGCTAACAGGAAAGCCACCTGGCTGTCCACAGGGTCCTCCAATTGGCATCTGACCTGGAAACTGAGAGTTGAAGTTCATGCCATGACCTGCAAAGTGTCCATTTCCCATCTGCATGTGCTGGGGGCCTCCCATCATGCCTTGTTGCTGCTGTGCCTGCATATCAGGGACCATTTGCTGGACTCCTAAGTCTCCCGTCCCACTGTTCGGATCTCCTATGGCATGTGGGTGCTGCTGAGCTGcctgttgctgctgttgttgtaacatggcttgttgttgttgttgtttctgctgttgctgctgcaacTGCTGTTGCTGTAGCTGTTGATGGATGAGAGGATGGCCAGCAGGAAGTCTCATCTGCTGCCCATGCATGCCCATAGCTTGATTAGGATTACCAGTAACTGGAACCTGCTggggttgttgttggttcatctgctggtgttgttgctgctgctgctgttgttgttgtaattGTTGTTGCTGcaactgatgctgctgctgttgttgtaaCTGTTGTTGCTGAAGTTGAGCCATTTGCTGTTGCTGTTGTGGAGTCATCTGCTGTGGTGTCATCTGCTGTGGGCCAACCTGGCCTTGGAACTGAGCCATATTACCTGGAACATTTGGCGAAGGACCACGCATCATCTGGCCAGGCATAACCCCTGCTGGAATCTTGCCTCCAAATGGTTGCTTGTTTCCCTGCATCTGGTTGGCAACCATTTGCTCCATCATTGAgctttgttgctgctgctgctgcaggagcaTGGCCTGGTGCCCTTGGCCTCCAACCATCTGACCCTGCCCATGCATCACCCCCTGGCCTTGCTGTGGAATCATCTGCTTAGGCGGGGTCATCCCTCCTCTCTGCCCATGATTGATGGGCCTTGAAAGGACAGTCTGACCTCCACCCTGGCCTTGAATCATCTGGCTGGGGGAGGAGGACACAGGCTGGGCCTGATGCTGGAGGCCCATCATCTGGGTCTGGAGGCCAGGCTGCTGCTGGCCCATACTAGGTCCAGCTGTTGTACCAGGGGGTGGACCTGCCATGCTACTTTGCACACCCATAACGTTGGGCTGAGCATGGGGCGGTCCTTGCATTGAGTTTGGTGTAGGTGCTGATGGCTGGGCTCCTGATGCAAAATAGAAAAGGGAAGATTAAGAAAATACTTTAAAGTCCTTTTCACAACAGCTGTGAACAAAGGTGCCCACcacttataataaaataaactcacaTCAACGAAAGCAATTAAATCAAGTTTTAAAGTGGAAAGAAAACACCCACAACATAGAGGCTGGTCTAAATGCATTCAATTCAAAGGATTTCaattttaaattagttaatTGATGCAACCATATACAATGTTTTCTTTCCCACtccatcaaagaaaaaaaaaacatcataaccCAtggatattaaaataattttcttcttttgttaatttgttaaaaataattctGCCATGCCTGAAGTGTCTCAAATTCAAATCTACACCAATGTCCATTTCATTATGCACATCCCTCTGCATGCAAATTAGCTCCATCTCAGACTAGCTGCAGCAACTCATAAACTCCAAACACTTTTAGCTCTTCTGCTAACTCAGTTGTATTCATGTTAGATGCACGTGTTTCCTGATCATCAGCCCTAACAACTTCCACATTGTAATTTGACAGGATTTACTTCTTGTTGCATATGAGAACCTAGCCATTTCCTTCTGTGTATTCAAGACTGTCATTGATACATTATAGTTCCAAGATGAAAATGCTCAACCATTACACAGACTCAGTGAAGATTTTTAATTCAGAAACAAACCAATCAACATCACCCCTCCAGTCCCAAAAtgatatatataatgtataatgaTTCTGTCATGTTGGTGTGTTGGGTTATAACACTTCGATGGCAGTGTTTAAGTTTGCTCAAGAAATGCAAACTAAATGTGACAGAGATTGtgcaagaaagaaaataatgtgaagaatatcttaaatgtaaacacaatcaATTAGTGATAAAAGGATCAACAGAGCTTTTTTGTCCATAAGGACAGTTTGTAATACATTCAGTCTATTTTGGGAGGCTGGGACATGACGATGTTGTGACTGGTGTTACAAATACAAGCAAACACTTCTGTCTGCACACCGTGCCTTGTAGCCCATTTCGTCGCACCTCTTCTCTTGTTCCTTTtttcaaaattcaagaaaaataggaaTGGGAATCAAAATCACATGTTTCAATAGGCAGAACTGTGATATTTACCCCTGGCatataaaataattgaatgTTATCAATAagtctctttttaaataatatgtgCATTCCCCCTTAATAATCTCATATCAGCCAATCAAGTAAACGAAGGGATAACCGAGATGatccaaacaaaacagtaaCTGTAAAAGTAAGAGTAACAGGAAAGGTCCAACTCTAAGCACATTAACATAATGTCTGACTAAACCATCTGAATATGTCACTTACAAATACAGGCACTTTGATGTGAAAGACTGCCTGTATTACAGCCCTCCCTGTTTAAAAGATGGTGGTGACTGTGTTCTTGTTGGAAAAACAAGTTCTGTGTGTCCATCTTTAAGTTTACAACCAAACATAAGgcgaaaaaaaagaaactatctCTAAAAATCACAGAACATTCATTAAGGGATCTggaaaatgtaatgtaatgagaACAATATGTTTCTTCTAAGACATAGCCTCAAGTATACTCTAGTGTGATATTTTACCTGTGTGACCCATTGCTTGGTTGCTCTGTAACTGCTGCGGTGGTCCTCCACCGGGAGTTCCTGGAGTGCTGGCACTCACCTGACCTTGAACAAAGTTTGGGGTTGGAAAGCCCATGGGACGCTTTGCCATGCCTGCAATCAGAGTTgctcattttgttattttggacATCATACTTGGGGCAATTCAGTCTAACAGTTACTTGCCTGGGTGAACTTGGGTCCCAGGTTGTCCATGCTGGGGCATTCCCATGAATCCCTGTTGCATGTTACCCTGTTGGCTGAGGGCTGCTCTTCCTGGAGAACCAACGCCTTGGGGGAATCCTTGTGGAGTAGTAGGTCTCTGAGCCATCATGGGAGGTGTTCCTGGTGAACCCTGCTGAAATGGAGATGAGGATGACCCAGGAGACTTGGCAGTGAGGTTGCCCTGTGGTCCAGAGGTTGGTGGTAGGGGTGGTGGGGGCCTTGGTGGTCCTGTGACACCACCAGGGCCAGCCTGTTGACTTTTAGGCTGGGGAGCAGCAAACTGACCcattcctgcctgctgctgcaACTGTCCTTGCCCCATGGCATTGAATACCTGCCCAGCCTGCTGGCTGCCGAATGGATATGGGGGTGGAGGATGATTGGGAGTCTGAACTGTAGCTAGAGAGGGTGGGCGCTGAACCATCTGGGCTTGGAGTGGAGGTTTTCTCCAGGCAGGGCCTCCTTGGGGTGTCTGTGGCTGTAGGACGCCAGAAGATAACTGATTCCAGCCAGGAGGCACAGCCATCTGGCCAGAAGGGTTGAATGGAGGTCTAGGTCCAAGTTGAAGCTGAGCTTGCTGCTGGGCCTGCTGCTGTTGGTGATGCTGTtgttggagctgctgcagagctgccTGGTTGGTTGGCCTCCCAGCCTGCAGAGCCTGCATATGATGGGCAGCTTGAGGAAGCATGGGGCCTGAGCCGTGGGAACCAGCTTGTTGGTGTTGAagttgctgctgttgctgctgaatGGACATCCCCGGCATCATTGGATCCATCACATCTACAAATAAAGAAGTCtaccattaccattttgtctaAACTAATAATATTTTCAAAATCCCGAAACAATTTATTtgaaaactgttctgtgatttaatgaatgaatgaaaataaagaaccCAACCTGTTTGTGAAGGTGGTCTCTGAACACGAGGATGGACCTGTCCACTGCTGCCTGGTAATATAGTCTGACCTACCATACCAGGGCCAGGGGGAACCATCGGCGGATTTGCCATTCTTACCCCTCCTtgtggaaataaatatatatcaaGTCACTACAAATACGTATAATGTACATGTTAATATATGTCCaataactaataaaaataaataaaaaacatctgtaaTCAATAGCAGTGAATGCTAAAAATACCAAAGAGAAAACTGTATATTTTCTGGGCTTCATTTACAACTGACTGACAACAACTGACATCCAAAATAACTCCATGAACCAATACCTGGACCAGGCTGACCTGGAAAGCCACCATCCATCCTCATCTGACCAGGTGCACCAATTGGTCCATTAACTCTAACTTCTTGTCCTCTATTTGGTCCAACAGCCACATTAATGGCTCCTTCCccttaagataaaaaaaaggaaaataggtCATTGTTAGTACAAAAAAAGTCTGCTAAAATTCTGCTTTGAAGtagggctgcacgattatgaccaaaataataatcacgattattttgatcaatattgtaatcacgattattaatcgcgattattcactgtgtttggaaaaacatgtatttttattgcaccaattataaacaaactactttgcaacaattttttgtgaaaaagtaaactttaaattagaatagatgataaataatgcaataaatacatttaccattcatttttgagaagttaatgtaaattttggggctacaaaagatgctaaatcaagAGCCGTTTAGGTGCCAAAAGAACCggttctctgaaaagagccgaacatccatCACTAGTAATGGATGCTAGTGTGGGAGGGATGTTGTGAGAAAGGCAAACAttgaagaaaagacaacataaaaatgtttagaacagtaaagaaataataaaaatttaattcttcagtcaatattttctttgttttttaagtttaattttattaagtgtaatgttttttttaattaggagtctgcaacatgtcacaacactttttaaatgttaatgtcgacactcttcattaataaacattaatatctgacggtaagccagcgcgggaccagccagcagcagttatgtacgtttcattttcagcctggtcatgaaacagatctTCTCCTGCTCTGAGTCCAGCTGCTGcgtgaggaccaagcctcttctgagtgcttctggacgggggaggggtcggAGCACCCCCCCTGTTGAAGAGTGAACTATACgctctttcacgtcagtctccaaaagtctccaatatcaccagaaaaagtcgttAGATTAGTCGCTAGTCGTTTTTTGAAAATAAGTCGCTAGAGGTGCGTGAAAActagcaacactgagtacaactAGTGTGCCTCTAGAGGCACACTAAGTACAACTAGCTGCCGACTGTAAAAGGTGCACGCCCTTGTTCtttaggcagcttaatgaagctttggcctcgcgttcgccccctggtggttggcCGACTGCAGgttgagaatgtgtgtgatcagagaagcagcagagctgcgtttttaatgtaaatatcgttgacgatcaggttcatttaattgtggccaccaaaatcgtgatcacaatcaaaatccgattaattgtgcagccctactttGAAGTCCAGCAAATGTAATATGAAGACTACATTGTTACCTTCTATCTGAACAGAAAGTATTCCCAGATCTCTAAGCTGCTGCTGATTGTTCTGGGCCAACAGTCTGAGTCGCTCAGCCGCATCCCGAGGAATGTTGAATGTAACACGTACACTGTTCCATGGCTCCACACGCTGGGGATGCAGTCTCTCAAAACCTTAAAGAAGAATATTTAATGTTTACCACCAGCAGTGtacttaaaacacacacaactttttttctacTATGCTGTCTCTATAGTGAGATTCCATCCTGCAAACAGACTCCAACATCATGAACTGCAGCAGGTGTATTCTGCTCAACAGAATCAAAGAACTTAGTACTGTGGCACAAATAACCAGTTCTACTGCAACAGGTTCTGGTGATGTCTCCAAGAGCAAAATAAGGACAACAATAACGATTACTCTAGACATGTGCAATTGAACTGCAGGATGAGAGGCTCACTGCAGAGACAGCTGAATCATAACAAGGGCTGACAACATATTTCCAAACAGCATACTGGTTGGAAAATGCAAAACAGGCAGGCAGGTGCAAGGTTTATAACAGCTACCATGGATAAACAAATATATGAGAAGAACAGAAGTACTACCCTGATTATCTAGTGAATGCAAGTATTAGCAGCATCAAGATACCACATCCTATATAATTGGTCAGTCTAATTAGAAGTAGAAATTAAGGATTTCACTGTtgtgaacaataaaaaaaatggaatatttTGGTGGATCAATATAGAACAATTGTGCTCAGTAGGCAAATACACTGGGATTCCCCCCCTTACATAAATAggaaaaaacccttacatttattttcttataagaTAAAATTTTAAAGACATAAGAACCAACCCATATCAAGCATGTTAGGTATGCC
This region of Melanotaenia boesemani isolate fMelBoe1 chromosome 13, fMelBoe1.pri, whole genome shotgun sequence genomic DNA includes:
- the ncoa6 gene encoding nuclear receptor coactivator 6 isoform X3 translates to MAHRHTLPEMAQKTEYMEPDNESDRDSGVGEDAGEDADSCHKNSETKEYEVKEQVGFDQEEDSTVFIAFQGNIDDEDFAHKLETVLSGIPNMLDMGFERLHPQRVEPWNSVRVTFNIPRDAAERLRLLAQNNQQQLRDLGILSVQIEGEGAINVAVGPNRGQEVRVNGPIGAPGQMRMDGGFPGQPGPGGVRMANPPMVPPGPGMVGQTILPGSSGQVHPRVQRPPSQTDVMDPMMPGMSIQQQQQQLQHQQAGSHGSGPMLPQAAHHMQALQAGRPTNQAALQQLQQQHHQQQQAQQQAQLQLGPRPPFNPSGQMAVPPGWNQLSSGVLQPQTPQGGPAWRKPPLQAQMVQRPPSLATVQTPNHPPPPYPFGSQQAGQVFNAMGQGQLQQQAGMGQFAAPQPKSQQAGPGGVTGPPRPPPPLPPTSGPQGNLTAKSPGSSSSPFQQGSPGTPPMMAQRPTTPQGFPQGVGSPGRAALSQQGNMQQGFMGMPQHGQPGTQVHPGMAKRPMGFPTPNFVQGQVSASTPGTPGGGPPQQLQSNQAMGHTGAQPSAPTPNSMQGPPHAQPNVMGVQSSMAGPPPGTTAGPSMGQQQPGLQTQMMGLQHQAQPVSSSPSQMIQGQGGGQTVLSRPINHGQRGGMTPPKQMIPQQGQGVMHGQGQMVGGQGHQAMLLQQQQQQSSMMEQMVANQMQGNKQPFGGKIPAGVMPGQMMRGPSPNVPGNMAQFQGQVGPQQMTPQQMTPQQQQQMAQLQQQQLQQQQQHQLQQQQLQQQQQQQQQHQQMNQQQPQQVPVTGNPNQAMGMHGQQMRLPAGHPLIHQQLQQQQLQQQQQKQQQQQAMLQQQQQQAAQQHPHAIGDPNSGTGDLGVQQMVPDMQAQQQQGMMGGPQHMQMGNGHFAGHGMNFNSQFPGQMPIGGPCGQPGGFPVSKDVTLTSPLLVNLLQSDISASQFGPGGKQGAGGGNPAKPKKKKPARKKKPKEGDGQQQAEGLGGLDVAAGIEDSELPNLGGEQGLGLDSTGQKLPDFANRPAGFPGQPGEQRVLQQVPMQFMQQQQQQQQQQQQQQMQHMQQQQIQQQQMQHQQQMQHQMQQQQMQQQQQQQQLQQQQIQQQQQMMQMQGLQNAQGQQGLAPQPASSQGQPQMHPHQLQQQQQAQQPHLQQQQQMMMMLKMQQEQTKNRMPIPPGGQLPPRGISNPAEVQRHPVSQQSNMPVMISLQGHGGVPPSPDKSRGIPLMVNPQIAGAARRMSHPDVAQGPQGTGTEEAPAGAHPKQERPGSTETGVQPGNGTQQIVTSQASNTHMMKQGPSPAQIPQHTGASPQQQLPTQPQQGGHMSGLHFPNVPTTSQSSRPKTPNRASPRPYHHPLTPTNRPPSTEPSEINLSPERLNASIAGLFPPKINIPLPPRQPNLNRGFDQQGLNPTTLKAIGQAPPSLTLTGNNGNTGGNNTNNSQQPFSSGAGVGASGAKQDKQPGGQSKRASPSNSRRSSPASSRKSATPSPGRQKGAKMTISCPPHQQQLVNPQGQTMMLSPSSVPQSPVSLPSQVSGCTETQQTQSSLHGIHGNSADGVRENQGIVTGEQRQIPQSQPQGQPLRELTAPRMASPRLPAPQYPKSDLETQAGTVDRQPTHPASMQDSEVSPALRGAPTSLNQLLDNTGVSNMPLRPTQSNNVVMGKDSPKSALDPDRSLNSNSLPTDRSVSGVTTTTVTETEAKPKISTPVSASSPTSQSISLPCSHPSSNVNSSTTVNLNQNLTCSGVNPSPNINLTSTHCSSVSTNTNAPSTVSANTVTSSQNSSASAVSAISGSSPAVNSATSTVKPSPSPKPVTSVHSVIQIPASSTTISPNQITVFVTSNPITSAPTPQPPTSMVSTMVAVPNKNARPQDIRQQSPGPRPQFITTAPVFINPVFQVPGSSVAPNTSVVSQSVTMVGSIQVSAANFQLSAAPSFTQATGTNMTSAQPTRGAVGQIQITTSMPSSAPVGTLLAPQQINSGTIKTESVSDTNSFQKSAVPVQQPSPHPNPSAPFQPPLASPPPCSSPATINTIRKSPVSPSPTAQVKNKPAPAAVSISGTGDSQQSTIERPPQGHTGAAPPQVFVPSTAPAIQTEAQAPRTTAVGSNITLSVVPSPAPAPSQVTGPTQIVVQAPVVLPASISSSAQAVNSQAPVVTFSTTTGVPSTTLLSSVTPVQSPVPSIVPIVAAPGPVDVAHNTASPVANPSVVPPGQSDAPGAKPAVPPAAAPAESTQTAPAPVQQEASQEAVTEKTGEEVPTGSEQGTAVEKPKGPSRRSSRAEKEVEEEPVADSGIRKRSARPATSTAVKETGASPTQAKRRKSK